The following coding sequences lie in one Halorussus vallis genomic window:
- a CDS encoding Rid family detoxifying hydrolase — MDKISTDAAPPSIGPFSQALRDGDRIYVSGQGPVDPESGEIVGEDIGEQTARTLENIDAVLAAADCSLDDVVKATVFVQDMDDYDTINEVYAEYMSPPYPARSAVQIEDLPIDIGVEIEVIATARGSEE, encoded by the coding sequence ATGGACAAAATTAGCACCGACGCCGCACCGCCGAGCATCGGCCCGTTTTCACAAGCACTCCGCGACGGCGACCGGATCTACGTCTCAGGGCAAGGACCCGTCGACCCAGAATCGGGCGAGATCGTCGGCGAGGACATCGGAGAGCAGACCGCACGAACGCTCGAAAACATCGACGCAGTTCTCGCTGCGGCGGATTGCTCACTTGACGATGTGGTGAAAGCAACCGTCTTTGTCCAGGATATGGACGACTACGACACCATCAACGAGGTGTACGCTGAGTACATGTCGCCGCCATATCCAGCCCGGAGCGCGGTCCAGATAGAGGACCTGCCCATCGATATTGGCGTTGAGATAGAGGTCATCGCGACCGCACGTGGGAGCGAGGAGTGA
- a CDS encoding molybdopterin molybdotransferase MoeA — MTDHGHEDMLWRSEAVRRVLDLRASVRADRSTESVPLDATAGRTLGEDVTADADAPETSCATMDGYAFDATDDYPLDVHDEEVFPEDDGGALEPGEAVEIATGAPLPQNANVVLKREDATVEDGRLTGPALEPGTYVYERGSNYRAGETLFEAGERLAPRDAVLLADLGYSAVAVCRRLSAGVLATGTEIHTGRTEDLDSPMLQGLVRSWGHEATYEGTVPDDYDRVKDRIEAVAEDHDMVLTTGGTSVGHKDHVVRALDELGDVLFHRVRVRPGKPIAVAELPDQDAVAFAIPGKPVGAHAVATLVARPFFTGAGTDLPGVEATLSRAVTLGPDGFEYAVPVLLDGGEATPYGHVDSPLRVYDEQFDPSVLSSSTRATRADGIVVTTDDLAEGETVTVVPYSVLE; from the coding sequence ATGACCGACCACGGCCACGAGGATATGCTCTGGCGCTCGGAGGCGGTTCGGCGCGTGCTGGACCTGCGGGCATCGGTCCGGGCCGACCGCTCCACCGAGTCGGTACCGCTCGACGCCACTGCCGGGCGAACGCTCGGCGAGGACGTCACCGCCGACGCCGACGCGCCCGAAACGAGCTGCGCGACGATGGACGGCTACGCATTCGACGCGACCGACGACTACCCGCTCGACGTCCACGATGAGGAGGTGTTCCCGGAGGACGACGGCGGGGCGCTGGAACCAGGCGAGGCCGTCGAAATCGCGACCGGCGCACCGCTCCCGCAGAACGCGAACGTCGTCCTCAAGCGCGAGGACGCGACCGTCGAGGACGGCCGACTCACTGGACCGGCCCTCGAACCGGGGACCTACGTCTATGAGCGGGGGAGCAACTACCGGGCCGGCGAGACGCTGTTCGAGGCGGGCGAGCGACTCGCTCCGCGAGACGCCGTCCTACTGGCCGACCTCGGCTACTCGGCGGTCGCCGTCTGCCGGCGTCTGTCGGCCGGCGTCCTCGCGACCGGCACCGAGATTCACACCGGCCGGACCGAGGACCTCGACTCGCCGATGCTCCAGGGCCTCGTCCGGTCGTGGGGGCACGAGGCCACCTACGAGGGCACCGTTCCGGACGACTACGACCGCGTGAAGGACCGAATCGAGGCGGTCGCCGAAGACCACGACATGGTCCTCACCACCGGCGGCACCAGCGTCGGACACAAGGACCACGTCGTCCGAGCGCTCGACGAACTCGGGGACGTCCTGTTCCACCGCGTGCGGGTGCGACCCGGCAAACCCATCGCGGTCGCCGAACTCCCCGACCAGGACGCCGTCGCGTTCGCCATCCCCGGCAAACCCGTCGGGGCGCACGCCGTCGCGACGCTGGTCGCGCGCCCGTTCTTCACTGGCGCTGGGACCGACCTCCCGGGCGTCGAGGCGACACTGTCGCGCGCGGTGACGCTCGGGCCGGACGGGTTCGAGTACGCTGTTCCGGTGTTGCTCGACGGGGGTGAGGCGACCCCGTACGGTCACGTCGACTCCCCGCTCCGGGTCTACGACGAACAGTTCGACCCGAGCGTGCTCTCGTCGAGTACGCGGGCGACCAGGGCCGACGGTATCGTCGTCACGACCGACGACCTCGCCGAGGGCGAGACGGTGACCGTGGTCCCGTACTCGGTGCTGGAGTGA